GAACATCATGATTTTTGAGCAGCGGAAATCGCGCGGTTTGCAGTGGCTGCATGGGTTGGTGCACGCCATTACGCACCACAAGATCATCACGCTGCAGTACACCAAATTCTGGGAGGGAATACCTTACAAAAAAACGCTGCAGCCTTTTGCGCTGAAGGAGTTCAACAACCGCTGGTATCTGCTGGCGCAGGAACGTAATGATGATAGCGGATTCCTCAAGACCTTTGGTCTGGACCGCATCTCAATGCTCAACATTTCCACTTCCTCCTTCAAACCCAAAGATCATGATGTAGAGCAGCACTTCAAACATTCATTCGGCATCATTTCAACCCTGGATCAGTCGCCATCGCAGATTATACTGTCTTTCGATGCCGAACAGGGCCAGTATATCAAAACGCTTCCGCTGCACCATTCCCAGGAAATCCTGGTTGACGACGAAGACGAACTGCGTATCAAACTCACCCTGGTACCCACCTACGATTTTGAACGTGAAGTGCTTTCGCACGGCAACCGCGTAAAGATCATCGCGCCTGAAGACTTTAGAGATCACATGAAGGCCGAAGTCACCGCGATGCTTGGGAGTTTTTCCTGATACTAGTTATGTCTTTGACTTAATCCGCGTCGATTTTTTCTCTTCCACGTAGAAGTTTTTCCTGATACTAGTTATGTCTTTGACACCTACCATCGTGCAATCGGAGAAGGGAGCGGTTTGACTGCGGAGCTTCGCAAGTGGGTTAAAACAACCAATTACTGAGAAATTTCAACTTTTGTAAATAGTTTGACCCATCTGTTCCACAGATGACGGAAAATAATTAGATTTGTTACCTTACCTAAAATACATGATGAAACTAAACTGTACAGTATCTTCCCGAAGATTATACCTTAAAAGCATCTTCTGCTGTGCACCCTACTTACGCTAAAATTACGCTCTATTTAATAATCACTACTCTTTAATGGCCATTAAAAATCCGAATTATACAGCTCCCTCTGGGCTTCCTGTGATGAACTCCGCGGCGGTATGGACGCCTCCCAATACAAAGATTATGTACTTACGATGCTTTTCGTGAAGTACATTTCCGATAAATATAAAAACGATCCTTTCGGTGCCATCACCGTTCCTGAAGGTGCCTCGTTTGATGACATGGTCGCGCTGATCGGCAATCCCGAAATCGGCGACAAGATTAACAAGCAGATCCTGAACCCAATCAAGGAAGCCAACAAACTCAATGAGTTTCCTGACTTTAATGATGAGTCGAAACTCGGAAAAGGCAAAGACCTCGTGGATACCGTTTCAAACCTGGTGCGGATCTTCAATGATCCGAGTCTGGACTTTTCGGCCAACTCTGCGGAAGGCGATGATATTCTGGGCGATGCCTATGAATACTTGATGCGTCATTTCGCCACGGAATCCGGCAAGTCCAAAGGTCAGTTCTATACGCCGGCGGAAGTTTCGCGGGTACTGGCAAAAGTCATCGGCATTACGCCAAATAATTCCACCCACCAGACCATGGCGTATGATCCGACCTGCGGTTCGGGTTCCCTGCTGCTGAAGGTAATGAACGAGGCCGGAAAAAACATCGATCTCTACGGTCAGGAAAAAGAAACGACGACTGCCAACCTCGCGCACATGAACATGATCCTGCACGGCGCTGAAACGGCAACCATCATTGCCGATAATACGTTGTCGAGGCCGTTTTACAAAGAAGCCGACGGCAGCCTAAAGAAATTTGATTATGTAGTGGCCAATCCACCCTTCTCGCTGAAAAGTTGGAGCAACGGTGTGAATCCCGATAGTGATGAGTTCAACCGCTTTGCGCTGGGTGTGCCGCCGGAAAAAAACGGCGACTATGCCTTTCTGCTGCACATCATCAAGTCGCTGAAATCTACAGGAAAAGCTGCGGTGGTTCTGCCGCACGGTGTTTTATTCCGTGGAAATGCTGAAGGTGAAATCCGTAAGAACATTCTGAAAAAAGGCTATATCAAAGGTATCATCGGTTTGCCGGCCAACCTCTTTTATGGTACCGGTATTCCGGCCTGCATCATCGTGCTCGATAAAGACCATGCCGCGCACCGCAAAGGCATCTTCATGATCGACGCGAGCAAAGGTTTTGTGAAAGACGGCAACAAAAACCGCCTGCGCGAGCAGGACATCCGCAAGATCACGGACGTATTTACCCAACAGGCCGAAGTACCCAAATACAGCCGCATGGTCTCGATGACCGAGATTGCGGATGCGAAGAATGATTACAACCTCAACATCCCGCGCTATATTGACACGCAGGAAGCCGAGGACATCCAGAATATTGAAGCCCACCTGCAGGGCGGCATTCCGCTGGCGGATATTGAAGCCCTGAAAGCCTACTGGCAGGTGTTCCCGAACCTGAATAAAGATCTTTTCTCGACTTTGCGTGAAGGTTTTGTGGAACTTAAAGTGCCGGCGCAGGAACTCAGGCAGCGCATCTTTGAACATCCTGAATTTAAAGCCTTCAACAAGTCGGTGCAGCAGGATTTCGATCACTGGCTTAGTAAGCAGGAAAAGATCTGGCGCGAACTCGCGGAAGGCAGTCATCCCAAAGAAATCATTGACACCGCCAGCGCGGAACTGCTGGAAACTTTTAAAGACAATACCCTCATCGATACCTACGACCTGTACCAGCATCTGATGCAGTACTGGAACGAGGTGATGCAGGACGATGTATATTCCCTAGCGATGGACGGCTGGAAAGCGGGTAACGAATACCAGCGCCTCGTCATCAAGGCGAAGCCCGA
This DNA window, taken from Chryseobacterium sp. 6424, encodes the following:
- a CDS encoding helix-turn-helix transcriptional regulator; the protein is MAKIEQMLRLKFIEDFLRSRGNRGASYEEILEYLTDKYTQKDIPADQLKFTKRTFLRDKAAIAEVLHTDIIYRRATNTYAIDSDLEDDMQEQVFDNLLLVEAYRELKGKKNIMIFEQRKSRGLQWLHGLVHAITHHKIITLQYTKFWEGIPYKKTLQPFALKEFNNRWYLLAQERNDDSGFLKTFGLDRISMLNISTSSFKPKDHDVEQHFKHSFGIISTLDQSPSQIILSFDAEQGQYIKTLPLHHSQEILVDDEDELRIKLTLVPTYDFEREVLSHGNRVKIIAPEDFRDHMKAEVTAMLGSFS